Proteins from a single region of Streptomyces sp. TN58:
- a CDS encoding DUF5998 family protein, with the protein MAKSGTTTQGLRTAIERSGYYPALVAEAVEAAVGGEPISSYLVHQETTFDSNEVRRHVTVLVLTGNRFIVSHTDEQAADAGSPSPYATTSTESVKLSSISSVVLSRVVANPESYTPGTLPREVVLTIGWGAVSRIDLEPAACGDPNCDSDHGYTGNSTADDLSLRVSEAGDGPEAVRQTLVFAQALSEATAATSSTSAR; encoded by the coding sequence ATGGCGAAATCCGGTACGACGACCCAGGGGCTGCGCACGGCGATCGAGCGCAGCGGCTACTACCCGGCCCTCGTGGCCGAGGCCGTGGAGGCCGCGGTGGGCGGCGAGCCGATCTCGTCGTACCTGGTCCACCAGGAGACGACCTTCGACTCCAACGAGGTGCGCCGGCACGTCACCGTGCTGGTCCTGACCGGCAACCGCTTCATCGTCAGCCACACCGACGAGCAGGCGGCCGACGCCGGGTCCCCGTCCCCGTACGCGACGACCTCCACCGAGTCGGTCAAGCTCTCCAGCATCTCCTCCGTGGTGCTGAGCCGTGTCGTCGCCAACCCGGAGTCCTACACCCCCGGCACCCTGCCCCGCGAGGTCGTCCTGACCATCGGCTGGGGCGCGGTCTCGCGGATCGACCTGGAGCCGGCCGCCTGCGGCGACCCCAACTGCGACTCCGACCACGGCTACACCGGCAACTCCACCGCCGACGACCTCAGCCTGCGGGTCAGCGAGGCCGGCGACGGACCGGAGGCGGTGCGCCAGACCCTCGTCTTCGCGCAGGCGCTCAGCGAGGCGACAGCGGCCACGTCCTCCACCTCCGCCCGCTGA
- a CDS encoding thymidine kinase, translated as MPELVFFSGTMDCGKSTLALQITHNRSARGLQGVIFTRQDRAGEGKLSSRLGLVTEAVEVTDAMDLYGYLVGELSQGGRADYVIVDEAQFLAPEQIDQLARIVDDLDMDVFAFGITTDFRTKLFPGSQRLIELADRIEQLQVEALCWCGARATHNARTAGGVMVVEGEQVVVGDVHRPAEEIGYEVLCRRHHRRRMTSAAAHAAALSPDVLPVNNP; from the coding sequence ATGCCCGAGCTGGTGTTCTTCTCCGGAACGATGGACTGCGGAAAGAGCACTCTGGCGCTCCAGATCACCCACAACCGCTCGGCCCGCGGCCTGCAGGGCGTGATCTTCACCCGCCAGGACCGCGCCGGCGAGGGCAAGCTGTCCTCGCGGCTGGGCCTGGTCACGGAAGCGGTCGAGGTCACCGACGCCATGGACCTGTACGGCTACCTCGTGGGTGAGCTCTCCCAGGGCGGCAGGGCGGACTACGTCATCGTCGACGAGGCCCAGTTCCTCGCCCCGGAGCAGATCGACCAGCTGGCGCGGATCGTCGACGACCTGGACATGGACGTCTTCGCCTTCGGCATCACCACGGACTTCCGCACGAAGCTCTTCCCGGGCTCGCAGCGCCTGATCGAGCTCGCCGACCGCATAGAGCAGCTCCAGGTCGAGGCCCTGTGCTGGTGCGGAGCCCGCGCCACCCACAACGCCCGCACGGCCGGCGGGGTGATGGTCGTCGAAGGCGAGCAGGTGGTGGTCGGTGACGTGCACCGCCCGGCGGAGGAGATCGGCTACGAGGTCCTCTGCCGCCGCCACCACCGCCGCCGCATGACCTCGGCCGCGGCCCACGCCGCCGCCCTCTCCCCGGACGTGCTCCCGGTCAACAACCCCTGA
- a CDS encoding cytochrome d ubiquinol oxidase subunit II — MTADVIAFVLLLAVTAYTCAGGTDYGAGFWDLTAGGAERGRRPRWLIDHAMAPVWEVNNVWLIFIFVIMWTGFPVFFQTVFSAMWVPLALAAVGMVLRGAGFAFRKASRRVAGRRLFGTLFALSSLVTPFFLGAAVGGVASGRVALGTEASAEAWSNPTSLVFGLLAIATTAFLGAVFLSGDARRFDAPDLVDHFRGRALAALAAVAVLAVVALFVTRSDAPHIWHGLTHGLGLLFVLLALAATFATAWLLLRPPGTWVRVAAVGVVAAAVLAWGMAQRPYLIPTSLTVADAAGAPSSLTWLAFVTLVALVMVAPAVVLLYWLDTHGELESLTDADLRRDGATPGESPDGG; from the coding sequence GTGACCGCCGACGTCATCGCCTTCGTGCTGCTGCTCGCGGTGACCGCGTACACCTGCGCGGGCGGCACCGACTACGGGGCCGGCTTCTGGGACCTGACCGCGGGAGGGGCGGAGCGGGGCAGGCGGCCCCGGTGGCTCATCGACCACGCCATGGCGCCGGTGTGGGAGGTCAACAACGTCTGGCTGATCTTCATCTTCGTCATCATGTGGACGGGATTCCCGGTCTTCTTCCAGACGGTGTTCTCCGCGATGTGGGTGCCGCTGGCCCTGGCCGCCGTGGGCATGGTCCTGCGCGGCGCCGGCTTCGCCTTCCGCAAGGCCTCCCGCCGCGTCGCGGGGCGGCGCCTCTTCGGAACCCTGTTCGCCCTGTCCTCGCTCGTGACGCCCTTCTTCCTCGGGGCGGCCGTCGGCGGGGTCGCCTCGGGGCGGGTCGCACTCGGTACGGAGGCCTCGGCGGAGGCCTGGTCCAACCCGACCTCCCTGGTGTTCGGGCTGCTGGCCATCGCGACGACGGCCTTCCTCGGGGCGGTGTTCCTCTCCGGTGACGCCCGCCGCTTCGACGCGCCCGACCTCGTCGACCACTTCCGGGGGCGGGCGCTGGCCGCGCTGGCCGCGGTCGCCGTACTGGCCGTGGTCGCGCTGTTCGTCACGCGCTCGGACGCGCCGCACATCTGGCACGGCCTCACCCACGGCCTGGGACTGCTGTTCGTCCTCCTGGCCCTGGCCGCCACCTTCGCCACGGCTTGGCTGCTGCTGCGCCCGCCGGGCACCTGGGTGCGGGTCGCGGCGGTGGGCGTCGTCGCGGCGGCGGTCCTCGCCTGGGGCATGGCCCAGCGGCCCTACCTGATCCCCACCTCCCTGACCGTGGCCGACGCCGCGGGCGCGCCCTCCAGCCTGACCTGGCTGGCGTTCGTCACGCTGGTGGCCCTGGTGATGGTCGCCCCGGCCGTCGTCCTGCTGTACTGGCTGGACACCCACGGCGAACTGGAGTCGCTGACCGACGCCGATCTCCGGCGCGACGGCGCCACACCGGGCGAGAGCCCCGATGGGGGCTGA
- a CDS encoding cation:proton antiporter produces the protein MSEDQILLGIALTVALAAFSQILAGRLRVPALILLLPAGFTAGALTDVIHPDNLLGGEFSALVSLSVAVILYDAGVGLDLRHFRGRIRAIVVRLLVVGILVTFLAVGAVSPALFGMSAASAAMTAVILVVSGPTVVGPLLEYVRPTDRLRHILVWEGTLIDPIGGILGALVFHAVSSSQADLGRGYQLGQFAISMACGLAGGAVGVALLWLTLRVMRLGETLGTIAQLAVVITVSAGCDIVRDDTGLIAAIVTGLAVANIPGFDMPARRPFFETLVQLIIGLLFVSISSTVTPASLKPVLLPSLALVAFLVLVVRPLVAVLSTRKSGLTRGERGFIGWMAPRGIVAASTASAFSADLADQGLAGASKILPVTFLVIVGTVLLYALTAAPVAHRLGAARPSRTRPLLVGGDRWVVAMGSALRSAGVDVLMWAGDEDERERIKDAGIELAQGELLATATNPRARLEGVTAVFLLTDDDDFNALASVMVQGNVEGHVYRVGPPHGSHGVIAPYTGGDLLFGTRLVRHVLAERYRQGARYLVRPAAGPVPQDFETLFVVRADGRLDPVTDARAAAPAEGDILVLFGPVPLTRSAPGPG, from the coding sequence GTGAGCGAGGACCAGATCCTTCTCGGCATCGCCCTGACGGTGGCACTGGCCGCCTTCTCGCAGATCCTCGCCGGCAGACTGCGCGTGCCCGCGCTGATCCTGCTGCTGCCGGCCGGCTTCACCGCGGGTGCGCTGACCGACGTCATCCATCCGGACAACCTGCTCGGAGGGGAGTTCTCCGCCCTGGTCTCCCTGTCGGTGGCGGTGATCCTCTACGACGCCGGAGTCGGGCTCGACCTGCGCCACTTCAGGGGGCGCATCCGGGCGATCGTCGTCAGGCTGCTGGTGGTCGGCATCCTCGTCACCTTCCTGGCCGTCGGCGCCGTCTCCCCCGCGCTGTTCGGCATGTCGGCGGCCAGCGCCGCCATGACGGCCGTGATCCTCGTGGTGTCGGGTCCGACGGTCGTGGGCCCGCTCCTCGAATACGTGCGGCCCACCGACCGGCTGCGGCACATCCTGGTCTGGGAGGGGACGCTGATCGACCCGATCGGCGGCATCCTCGGGGCGCTCGTCTTCCACGCCGTCTCCTCCTCGCAGGCCGACCTGGGACGGGGCTACCAGCTGGGCCAGTTCGCGATCAGCATGGCCTGTGGCCTGGCCGGAGGCGCCGTGGGGGTCGCCCTGCTGTGGCTGACGCTGCGCGTCATGCGGCTCGGGGAGACGCTGGGCACGATCGCCCAACTCGCCGTGGTGATCACCGTGTCGGCGGGGTGCGACATCGTCCGCGACGACACCGGGCTGATCGCCGCGATCGTCACCGGGCTGGCGGTCGCCAACATCCCCGGCTTCGACATGCCCGCCCGCAGGCCCTTCTTCGAGACCCTGGTCCAACTGATCATCGGGCTGCTGTTCGTCTCGATCTCGTCGACCGTCACCCCGGCGTCCCTGAAGCCCGTACTGCTCCCCTCGCTCGCCCTCGTCGCGTTCCTGGTCCTGGTCGTACGACCGCTGGTCGCCGTCCTGTCCACGCGGAAGTCGGGCCTGACCCGCGGGGAACGGGGGTTCATCGGCTGGATGGCCCCGCGCGGGATCGTCGCGGCGTCCACGGCCTCCGCGTTCTCCGCCGACCTCGCCGACCAGGGCCTGGCCGGGGCGTCGAAGATCCTCCCCGTCACCTTCCTGGTGATCGTGGGCACGGTGCTGCTCTACGCGCTGACCGCCGCCCCCGTGGCACACCGGCTGGGGGCCGCCCGCCCCTCCCGGACCCGCCCCCTCCTGGTGGGCGGCGACCGCTGGGTCGTCGCCATGGGCAGCGCGCTGCGGTCGGCCGGCGTCGACGTCCTCATGTGGGCCGGTGACGAGGACGAACGGGAGCGGATCAAGGACGCCGGGATCGAACTGGCACAGGGAGAGCTCCTCGCCACGGCCACCAACCCGCGGGCGCGGCTGGAGGGCGTCACCGCCGTCTTCCTGCTCACGGACGACGACGACTTCAACGCACTGGCCTCGGTCATGGTGCAGGGCAACGTGGAGGGGCACGTCTACCGGGTCGGGCCGCCGCACGGGAGCCACGGCGTCATCGCGCCCTACACGGGCGGCGACCTCCTCTTCGGCACCCGGCTGGTCCGCCACGTCCTGGCCGAGCGGTACCGGCAGGGCGCCCGCTACCTGGTGCGTCCGGCTGCCGGGCCGGTCCCGCAGGACTTCGAGACGCTGTTCGTGGTGCGCGCCGACGGGCGGCTCGACCCGGTCACCGACGCCCGGGCCGCCGCCCCGGCGGAGGGGGACATCCTCGTACTGTTCGGACCCGTACCGCTCACCCGGTCCGCGCCCGGGCCCGGCTGA
- a CDS encoding bifunctional GNAT family N-acetyltransferase/acetate--CoA ligase family protein, with product MRMTIESDPSYPAHWEADVVLRDGGTARIRPITTEDAGRLVSFYEQVSDESKYYRFFAPYPRLSARDVHRFTHHDHVDRVGLAATVGEEFIGTVRYDRIGPDGRPASAPADEAEVAFLVQDAHQGRGVASALLEHIGAVARERGIRRFAAEVLPANTKMIKVFTDAGYQQKRSFEDGSVHLTLDLEPTAESLAVQRAREQRAEARSVQRLLAPGSVAVVGVSRSGAGVGAAALRNLRDSGFHGHLYAVNEAVTRDLLDGVRAYRTVGAIGAPVDLAVIAVPADRVPDAVAACGEHGVQGLVVLSAGYGESGPAGLARQRELLRQARSYGMRLIGPNAYGVINTAPEVELNASLTPAPMPVRGRTGLFTQSGAIGIALLSALLRRGEGLSSFVSAGNRADVSGNDILQYWYEDEATDVALMYLETLGNPRKFTRLARRTAAVKPVVVAKGGRHTPAGHVVPGTRLSEDTVSALLRQAGVIRVDTVTELVDVGLLLASQPLPAGPRIAILGNSESLGVLTYDACLTQGLRPLPPLDLTTAASPEDFRAALAAALASDDCDAVIVTAIPWVSEHALADDLADALREAVAATPGKPVAVVHVELAELVRALSATRGPDDGPPGHPAADTARTPAPFAVSATGTGASVPGPLRIPGYPAAERAVKAVAEAVRYGQWRRALADAGQVPEYEDIDEAGAAAQLAGLLADVDGGAVLTLSDWDARELLARYGIRVLPTLPAPSPDAAVRAAGILGYPVALKTTAPHLRHRADLGGVRLDLTNEAELRRSYEELTDALGKPAELQPVVQPMVPRGVDTVVRSVIDPAAGAVLSFGLAGVASELLGDTAHRLVPATDRDAAALIRSIRAAPLLFGWRGSDPVDTPALEETLLRLSRLVDDHPEVIGVTLEPVVVAAEGVSALSATVRVAHPPARGDLGPRTLPSY from the coding sequence ATGCGCATGACCATAGAGTCGGACCCGTCCTACCCGGCCCACTGGGAAGCCGACGTCGTCCTCCGCGACGGCGGCACCGCCCGGATCAGGCCCATCACCACCGAGGACGCCGGCCGGCTCGTCAGCTTCTACGAGCAGGTCTCGGACGAGTCGAAGTACTACCGCTTCTTCGCGCCCTACCCGCGGCTCTCCGCCCGCGACGTGCACCGCTTCACGCACCACGACCACGTGGACCGGGTGGGCCTCGCCGCGACCGTCGGCGAGGAGTTCATCGGCACCGTCCGCTACGACCGCATCGGCCCCGACGGCCGGCCCGCCTCCGCTCCCGCCGACGAGGCCGAGGTCGCCTTCCTCGTCCAGGACGCCCACCAGGGCCGCGGCGTCGCCTCCGCGCTCCTCGAACACATCGGCGCGGTGGCCCGCGAACGCGGCATCCGCCGTTTCGCCGCCGAGGTGCTGCCCGCCAACACCAAGATGATCAAGGTGTTCACGGACGCCGGCTACCAGCAGAAGCGCAGCTTCGAGGACGGCTCCGTCCACCTCACCCTCGACCTCGAACCCACCGCCGAGTCCCTCGCCGTCCAGCGCGCCCGGGAGCAGCGCGCCGAAGCCCGCTCCGTGCAGCGCCTGCTGGCCCCCGGCTCGGTGGCCGTCGTCGGGGTCAGCCGATCCGGCGCCGGCGTGGGCGCGGCCGCCCTGCGCAACCTCCGCGACAGCGGCTTCCACGGCCACCTCTACGCCGTCAACGAGGCCGTCACCCGCGACCTGCTCGACGGGGTCCGGGCCTACCGCACCGTCGGGGCCATCGGAGCCCCCGTCGACCTCGCGGTGATCGCGGTCCCGGCCGACCGGGTCCCCGACGCGGTGGCCGCCTGCGGCGAGCACGGCGTGCAGGGGCTCGTCGTCCTCTCCGCCGGATACGGGGAGAGCGGCCCGGCCGGACTCGCCCGCCAGCGCGAGCTGCTGCGGCAGGCGCGCTCCTACGGCATGCGCCTCATCGGGCCGAACGCCTACGGGGTGATCAACACCGCACCGGAGGTGGAGCTCAACGCCTCGCTCACCCCCGCCCCGATGCCCGTGCGCGGCCGGACCGGCCTGTTCACGCAGTCCGGGGCGATCGGGATCGCCCTGCTCTCGGCGCTGCTGCGGCGCGGCGAGGGCCTGTCGTCCTTCGTCTCGGCGGGCAACCGCGCCGACGTGTCCGGCAACGACATCCTCCAGTACTGGTACGAGGACGAGGCGACCGACGTCGCGCTGATGTACCTCGAAACCCTCGGCAATCCGCGGAAGTTCACCCGCCTCGCCCGCAGGACGGCCGCCGTCAAGCCGGTGGTCGTCGCCAAGGGCGGCCGCCACACCCCCGCCGGACACGTCGTCCCCGGCACCCGCCTGTCGGAGGACACCGTCTCCGCCCTCCTGCGGCAGGCCGGCGTCATCAGGGTCGACACCGTCACCGAACTGGTGGACGTCGGCCTGCTGCTGGCCTCGCAGCCGCTGCCCGCCGGCCCCCGGATCGCGATCCTCGGCAACTCGGAGTCCCTCGGGGTCCTCACCTACGACGCCTGCCTGACCCAGGGCCTGCGGCCGCTGCCGCCCTTGGACCTGACGACCGCGGCGTCCCCGGAGGACTTCCGCGCCGCCCTCGCCGCGGCCCTCGCCTCCGACGACTGCGACGCCGTGATCGTGACCGCCATCCCCTGGGTCAGCGAGCACGCCCTCGCCGACGACCTCGCCGACGCGCTGCGCGAGGCGGTCGCCGCGACCCCCGGCAAGCCGGTGGCGGTCGTGCACGTGGAACTGGCCGAGCTGGTGCGGGCCCTGTCCGCGACCCGCGGGCCCGACGACGGCCCCCCCGGCCACCCCGCGGCCGACACCGCCCGGACCCCGGCCCCCTTCGCAGTGAGCGCCACAGGCACCGGCGCCTCCGTCCCCGGCCCGCTCCGGATCCCCGGCTACCCCGCCGCCGAACGCGCCGTCAAGGCCGTCGCGGAGGCCGTGCGCTACGGCCAGTGGCGCCGCGCCCTCGCCGACGCGGGCCAGGTCCCCGAGTACGAGGACATCGACGAGGCCGGCGCCGCCGCCCAGCTCGCCGGACTGCTCGCGGACGTCGACGGCGGGGCCGTGCTGACCCTGAGCGACTGGGACGCCCGCGAACTGCTCGCCCGCTACGGCATCCGCGTCCTGCCCACGCTCCCCGCGCCCAGCCCCGACGCCGCCGTCCGGGCCGCCGGGATCCTGGGCTACCCGGTCGCCCTCAAGACCACCGCCCCGCACCTGCGCCACCGGGCGGACCTGGGCGGCGTACGGCTCGACCTCACGAACGAGGCCGAGCTGAGGCGCTCGTACGAGGAGCTGACCGACGCGCTGGGCAAGCCGGCCGAGCTCCAGCCCGTGGTGCAGCCCATGGTGCCGCGGGGCGTGGACACCGTCGTGCGGTCCGTCATCGACCCGGCCGCCGGCGCCGTCCTCTCCTTCGGGCTCGCCGGAGTGGCCTCCGAACTCCTCGGCGACACCGCGCACCGGCTGGTCCCGGCCACCGACCGGGACGCCGCCGCACTGATCCGGTCCATCCGGGCGGCGCCCCTCCTCTTCGGCTGGCGCGGCAGCGACCCGGTCGACACCCCCGCCCTGGAGGAGACGCTGCTGCGGCTGTCCCGGCTCGTGGACGACCACCCCGAGGTGATCGGGGTCACCCTGGAACCGGTCGTCGTCGCCGCCGAGGGCGTCAGCGCCCTCAGCGCGACCGTCCGCGTCGCCCACCCGCCCGCCCGCGGCGACCTCGGCCCGCGGACGCTCCCCAGTTACTGA
- a CDS encoding DUF2254 domain-containing protein: MSWATRFRLLQYTKASLWIVPLLGLALGVLLAEWAVSLDTADRLPAGWRYSASTAAGVLTAIVGAMIALLGFVVTIGVLVVQQATGTLSPRYMRLWYRDRLQKAVLATFTGTFSFSFALLRSIEADSVPDLGVTMAGTAVSVSLLLLLVYLNRFTHNLRPVAIARLVGGMGETVLVRGEAAVLGAAPRADDSGPTAGAGPVLAVRSEHGGVIQALHARRLTALAARHDCLLVVTRLVGDYVPPGSVVAEIHGGRPAPDPRQVTGLIAFGSERTIEQDPAFALRVLVDIAIRALSPAVNDPTTAVQLLNQIEAFLHTVGRTALRDRYVLGDRHGTPRLVVRGRDWEDYLQLAVTEIREYGASSVQVCRRLGSLLEGLPAAVPAAARPAVDAELALLRQSVDRAHPDPARRALARTADPQGIGARRRQE; encoded by the coding sequence ATGTCCTGGGCCACCCGGTTCCGGCTGCTGCAGTACACCAAGGCCAGCCTCTGGATCGTGCCGCTGCTCGGCCTGGCCCTCGGCGTGCTGCTGGCGGAGTGGGCCGTCTCCCTCGACACCGCGGACCGGCTCCCGGCCGGCTGGCGGTACTCGGCCTCCACGGCCGCCGGCGTGCTCACCGCCATCGTCGGGGCGATGATCGCCCTGCTCGGGTTCGTCGTCACGATCGGCGTGCTCGTCGTCCAGCAGGCCACGGGCACCCTGTCCCCGCGCTACATGCGCCTGTGGTACCGGGACCGGCTGCAGAAGGCCGTACTGGCCACCTTCACCGGCACCTTCTCCTTCTCCTTCGCCCTGCTGCGCAGCATCGAGGCGGACTCCGTGCCCGACCTCGGAGTGACGATGGCCGGCACGGCCGTGTCCGTCAGCCTGCTGCTCCTGCTCGTCTACCTCAACCGGTTCACCCACAACCTCCGGCCCGTGGCCATCGCCCGGCTGGTCGGCGGGATGGGCGAGACGGTCCTGGTCCGCGGGGAGGCGGCCGTCCTCGGCGCCGCGCCCCGCGCCGACGATTCCGGGCCGACGGCGGGAGCCGGTCCGGTCCTCGCCGTGCGGTCCGAGCACGGCGGGGTGATCCAGGCGCTCCACGCGCGGCGGCTGACGGCCCTGGCGGCGCGCCACGACTGCCTCCTCGTCGTCACCCGGCTGGTCGGGGACTACGTACCGCCCGGCTCCGTCGTCGCCGAGATCCACGGCGGGAGGCCGGCGCCCGATCCGCGGCAGGTGACCGGGCTGATCGCCTTCGGCTCCGAGCGGACCATCGAACAGGATCCGGCGTTCGCGCTGCGGGTCCTCGTCGACATCGCGATCCGGGCGCTGTCCCCGGCCGTGAACGACCCGACGACCGCGGTCCAGCTGCTCAACCAGATCGAGGCGTTCCTCCACACGGTCGGCCGCACCGCGCTGCGCGACCGCTACGTGCTCGGCGACCGCCACGGCACCCCGCGGCTGGTGGTGCGGGGGCGGGACTGGGAGGACTACCTCCAGCTGGCCGTGACCGAGATCCGCGAGTACGGCGCCTCGTCCGTCCAGGTCTGCCGGCGGCTCGGCTCCCTCCTGGAGGGCCTGCCGGCCGCCGTGCCGGCCGCGGCCCGGCCGGCCGTCGACGCCGAACTGGCCCTGCTGCGGCAGTCCGTCGACCGGGCACACCCCGACCCGGCCCGCCGCGCCCTGGCCCGTACGGCCGACCCCCAGGGCATCGGCGCCCGCCGCCGCCAGGAGTGA
- a CDS encoding alkaline phosphatase family protein, which produces MAYSAPQDWTEPELLDLAGAPVPEYGSGSLADLLPTLVAGQGVPGYTAAIAELTPADRNCVFLVDGMGWEQIRAHQDEAPYLASLLGTSRGGTGRPITAGFPATTATSLASVGTGLPPARHGLPGYAVRNPATGELMNQLRWHPWAPPKPWQPYPTVFQEADKAGVATAQVSSPAFQTTPLTKVALSGGTFLGRMTGEERMDVAAERLAAGDRSLVYTYYSELDGAGHRHGVDSDAWRGQLMYVDRLVQRLAEQLPPRTALYVTADHGMVDVPFDEDARIDFDEDWELGAGVALLGGEGRARHVYAVPGAEADVLTVWREVLGDRFWVAGREEALELGWFGPPGECDERVLGRIGDVVAAAQADVAITASRNEPNESALAGMHGSMTAAEQLVPLLEIRT; this is translated from the coding sequence ATGGCGTACTCCGCTCCGCAGGACTGGACCGAGCCGGAGCTGCTGGACCTGGCCGGCGCCCCCGTCCCGGAGTACGGTTCCGGATCGCTCGCCGATCTGCTGCCGACGCTCGTGGCCGGGCAGGGCGTCCCCGGCTACACCGCCGCCATCGCCGAGCTGACCCCGGCCGACCGCAACTGCGTCTTCCTGGTCGACGGCATGGGCTGGGAGCAGATCAGGGCCCACCAGGACGAGGCCCCGTACCTGGCCTCCCTCCTCGGCACCTCGCGCGGCGGCACCGGCCGCCCGATCACCGCGGGCTTCCCGGCGACCACCGCCACCTCGCTGGCCTCCGTCGGCACCGGGCTGCCGCCGGCCCGCCACGGCCTGCCCGGCTACGCCGTGCGCAACCCGGCCACCGGCGAGCTGATGAACCAGCTGCGCTGGCACCCGTGGGCCCCGCCGAAGCCGTGGCAGCCGTACCCGACGGTCTTCCAGGAGGCCGACAAGGCCGGCGTCGCCACCGCCCAGGTGTCCTCGCCCGCCTTCCAGACCACCCCGCTGACCAAGGTCGCCCTGAGCGGCGGCACCTTCCTCGGCCGGATGACCGGCGAGGAGCGGATGGACGTGGCCGCCGAACGCCTCGCGGCGGGCGACCGCTCGCTCGTCTACACCTACTACAGCGAGCTCGACGGGGCCGGGCACCGGCACGGCGTGGACTCCGATGCCTGGCGCGGCCAGCTGATGTACGTGGACCGGCTCGTCCAGCGGCTCGCCGAGCAGCTGCCGCCGCGCACCGCGCTGTACGTGACCGCCGACCACGGCATGGTCGACGTCCCCTTCGACGAGGACGCGCGGATCGACTTCGACGAGGACTGGGAGCTCGGCGCCGGCGTCGCCCTGCTGGGCGGCGAGGGCCGGGCCCGGCACGTGTACGCGGTGCCGGGTGCGGAGGCCGACGTGCTGACCGTGTGGCGCGAGGTGCTGGGTGACCGCTTCTGGGTCGCCGGCCGCGAGGAGGCCCTGGAACTGGGCTGGTTCGGTCCGCCGGGGGAGTGTGACGAGCGGGTCCTCGGCCGGATCGGCGACGTGGTCGCCGCCGCCCAGGCCGATGTCGCGATCACCGCTTCGCGCAACGAGCCGAACGAGTCGGCCCTCGCCGGCATGCACGGCTCCATGACCGCGGCGGAGCAGCTGGTCCCGCTGCTCGAAATCCGCACCTGA
- a CDS encoding cytochrome ubiquinol oxidase subunit I has product MHTTVLLLAAEAPPQLLPARQLMAFTLASHIILVPMGVALPFITLLMHHRGIRRNDPTALLLARRWSAVMAVQFAVGVVTGTVLSFEFGLLWPGLMGRWGDVFGIGFGVEAWAFFLEAVLIAVYLYGWRRLKPRTHFLLGLPLPAAALMGAFGILAANSWMNTPRGFSLDSAGNPVDVNIWKAVFTPMFGPQYWHFVVAMVLTAGYVVAGVYAVGWLRGRRDHYHRLGFTVPFTVAAVATPIQFFLGDSIARKVFQEQPVKFAALEIVWDTGTHVPEYMFGRLHPDGSVSGGIKIPQLDSLLAGFSTDTKVIGLSSVPASDRPNATQATIAHWAFDLMALIGSVLVLLALWYALVWWRHRRLPASKWFWRGAACAGVGSVVAVECGWIATEVGRQPWIVYQNMRVAEAVTATRSTTLWIMLGLVVVVYVFVFGAFLAVLLKMRTRWRLADARQGGQGRDAEPEADTPYGPRPSVPSSSGDGRP; this is encoded by the coding sequence ATGCACACCACCGTTCTCCTGCTGGCGGCCGAAGCCCCGCCCCAGCTGCTCCCGGCCCGACAGCTCATGGCCTTCACGCTCGCCTCGCACATCATCCTGGTGCCGATGGGCGTGGCCCTGCCGTTCATCACCCTGCTGATGCACCACCGGGGGATCCGCCGCAACGACCCCACGGCCCTGCTGCTGGCCCGGCGCTGGTCGGCCGTCATGGCGGTGCAGTTCGCCGTCGGGGTCGTCACCGGCACCGTGCTGTCCTTCGAGTTCGGGCTGCTGTGGCCGGGGCTCATGGGCAGGTGGGGCGACGTGTTCGGGATCGGCTTCGGTGTCGAGGCGTGGGCCTTCTTCCTCGAAGCGGTGCTCATCGCCGTCTACCTGTACGGATGGCGCCGGCTGAAGCCCCGTACGCACTTCCTGCTCGGGCTTCCGCTGCCGGCCGCCGCCCTGATGGGGGCGTTCGGCATCCTGGCCGCCAACTCGTGGATGAACACCCCGCGGGGCTTCTCCCTCGACTCCGCGGGCAATCCGGTCGACGTGAACATCTGGAAGGCCGTCTTCACCCCGATGTTCGGGCCGCAGTACTGGCACTTCGTCGTGGCGATGGTCCTGACCGCGGGATACGTCGTGGCCGGCGTCTACGCCGTCGGCTGGCTGCGGGGCCGCCGGGACCACTACCACCGGCTCGGCTTCACCGTCCCCTTCACCGTCGCCGCCGTCGCCACCCCGATCCAGTTCTTCCTGGGCGACTCCATCGCACGGAAGGTGTTCCAGGAGCAGCCGGTGAAGTTCGCCGCTCTGGAGATCGTCTGGGACACCGGCACGCACGTACCGGAGTACATGTTCGGCCGCCTGCACCCCGACGGATCGGTCTCGGGCGGCATCAAGATCCCCCAGCTCGACTCCCTGCTGGCCGGGTTCAGCACGGACACCAAGGTGATCGGGCTGTCCTCCGTCCCGGCGAGCGACCGGCCGAACGCCACCCAGGCGACCATCGCCCACTGGGCCTTCGACCTCATGGCCCTGATCGGGTCGGTGCTGGTGCTGCTCGCCCTCTGGTACGCGCTCGTGTGGTGGCGGCACCGCAGGCTGCCGGCCTCCAAGTGGTTCTGGCGCGGCGCGGCCTGCGCGGGCGTCGGGTCGGTCGTGGCGGTGGAGTGCGGCTGGATCGCCACCGAGGTGGGGCGCCAGCCGTGGATCGTCTACCAGAACATGCGGGTCGCGGAGGCGGTCACCGCGACCCGCTCGACCACCTTGTGGATCATGCTCGGGCTGGTGGTCGTGGTGTACGTGTTCGTCTTCGGCGCGTTCCTCGCGGTCCTGTTGAAGATGCGGACCCGGTGGCGGCTCGCCGACGCGCGGCAGGGAGGGCAGGGCCGGGACGCGGAACCCGAGGCGGACACACCGTACGGACCGCGCCCGTCCGTCCCGTCCTCGTCCGGGGACGGCCGCCCGTGA